A genomic region of Raphanus sativus cultivar WK10039 chromosome 6, ASM80110v3, whole genome shotgun sequence contains the following coding sequences:
- the LOC108812500 gene encoding pentatricopeptide repeat-containing protein At2g22070, with translation MDAPVPPSSHTLLELCTNLLQSPPKSNNARFTAQLVHCRVIKSGLFFSVYLINNLMNAYSKTGYALHARKLFDEMPLRTAFSWNTVLSAYGKQGDMDSTSAFFDRMPLKDSVSWTTMIVGFKKIGQYRNAVRTMGEMMKEGVEPTQFTLTNVLASVSATGCLGTGRKVHTFIVELGLSSNVSVSNSLLSMYAKCGDPVMARVVFDRMVVRDVSSWNAMIALHMQVGQVELATAQFEQMAERDIVTWNSMIAGYNQRGYDLRALDMFSKMMRESLLPPDRFTLSSVLSACANLEKLSVGKQIHSRIVATGFDVSGIVLNAMISMYSRCGGVGTARRLIEQRGTADLKIEGFTALLDGYIKLGDMNQAKVIFDSLKDRDVVAWTAMIVGYEQHGLYGEAINLFRSMVGEGQRPNSYTLAAMLSVASSLASLGHGKQIHGSAVKSGEVYSVSVSNALITMYAKAGSITSARRAFELIRCERDTVSWTSMIIALGQHGHAEEALELFETMLTERLRPDHITYVGVFSACIHAGLVKEGRQYFDMMKNVDKIKPTLSHYACMVDLFGRAGLLQEAYEFIEKMPVEADVVTWGSLLSACRVHKNVDLGKIAAERLLLIEPENSGAYSALANLYSACGKWDEAAKIRKSMKDGRVKKEQGFSWIEVKHKVHVFGVEDGIHPQKKEIYITMKKLWDEIKKMGHIPDTASVLHDLEEEVKEQILRHHSEKLAIAFGLISTPDKTTLRIMKNLRVCNDCHTAIKYISKLVGREIIVRDTTRFHHFKNGFCSCRDYW, from the coding sequence ATGGATGCTCCTGTTCCACCTTCGTCACATACTCTCTTAGAACTCTGCACTAATCTCCTGCAAAGCCCTCCCAAGTCCAATAATGCTCGTTTCACAGCTCAACTGGTCCATTGCCGCGTCATCAAATCGGGTCTCTTCTTCAGCGTCTACCTCATCAACAATCTAATGAACGCCTACTCAAAAACCGGCTACGCTCTCCACGCACGCAAactgttcgacgaaatgcctcTGAGAACTGCTTTCTCATGGAACACAGTTCTCTCTGCCTACGGGAAACAAGGAGACATGGACTCCACATCTGCGTTCTTCGATCGAATGCCTCTTAAGGACTCTGTCTCGTGGACCACGATGATCGTAGGGTTCAAGAAGATTGGTCAGTATCGAAACGCTGTGAGAACTATGGGGGAGATGATGAAGGAAGGTGTTGAACCGACGCAGTTCACGCTCACGAATGTTCTTGCGTCGGTCTCTGCAACTGGGTGTTTGGGAACAGGTAGAAAGGTTCATACTTTCATCGTCGAGCTTGGTCTTTCCAGTAACGTGTCGGTTTCGAACTCGCTGCTTAGTATGTATGCGAAATGTGGTGATCCAGTGATGGCAAGAGTTGTTTTTGATAGAATGGTGGTTAGAGACGTATCGAGCTGGAACGCTATGATTGCGTTGCACATGCAGGTTGGTCAGGTTGAGCTTGCTACGGCACAGTTCGAGCAGATGGCTGAGCGAGATATCGTCACTTGGAACTCTATGATCGCTGGTTACAATCAGCGAGGGTATGATCTCAGAGCTTTGGATATGTTTTCAAAGATGATGAGAGAGTCTCTGTTGCCGCCGGATAGGTTCACTCTGTCGAGTGTTTTATCTGCTTGTGCCAATCTTGAGAAACTTTCTGTTGGGAAGCAGATTCATTCTCGTATTGTTGCAACAGGATTTGATGTCTCTGGTATTGTGTTAAACGCTATGATCTCTATGTACTCGAGGTGTGGAGGGGTTGGGACTGCGAGAAGACTCATTGAACAGAGAGGCACCGCTGATCTCAAGATCGAAGGTTTTACAGCTTTGCTTGATGGGTACATCAAGCTTGGAGATATGAACCAAGCTAAGGTTATATTTGATTCGTTGAAAGATCGTGATGTAGTTGCGTGGACCGCTATGATTGTCGGATACGAGCAACACGGTTTGTATGGCGAAGCTATAAACCTTTTCAGGTCAATGGTTGGAGAAGGGCAGAGACCAAACAGCTACACGCTTGCAGCAATGTTAAGTGTAGCTTCAAGCTTAGCATCATTGGGTCACGGAAAGCAGATCCATGGGAGTGCTGTGAAGTCAGGGGAAGTGTATTCGGTTTCTGTGAGCAATGCGTTGATAACGATGTATGCGAAGGCAGGTAGCATTACATCTGCAAGGCGGGCGTTTGAGTTGATACGCTGCGAAAGGGATACAGTATCTTGGACGTCTATGATTATCGCTTTGGGACAGCACGGTCACGCAGAGGAAGCACTTGAGCTCTTTGAGACAATGCTGACGGAAAGACTAAGACCTGATCACATAACGTATGTTGGTGTTTTCTCCGCTTGTATTCACGCTGGTTTGGTCAAAGAAGGGCGTCAGTACTTCGACATGATGAAGAACGTGGATAAGATTAAACCTACTCTTAGCCACTACGCTTGTATGGTGGACCTGTTTGGACGTGCTGGTTTATTGCAGGAAGCGTATGAGTTCATCGAAAAGATGCCGGTTGAGGCGGATGTAGTGACGTGGGGCTCACTGCTTTCTGCTTGCAGGGTTCACAAAAACGTTGATCTTGGGAAAATCGCAGCAGAGAGATTGCTTCTAATCGAGCCAGAGAACAGCGGAGCATACTCAGCCTTGGCTAACTTATACTCAGCTTGTGGTAAATGGGACGAAGCTGCGAAGATAAGAAAGTCCATGAAAGATGGGAGAGTGAAAAAGGAACAAGGTTTTAGCTGGATTGAAGTGAAGCATAAAGTCCATGTCTTTGGAGTCGAAGATGGGATACATCCACAGAAGAAGGAGATCTACATAACCATGAAGAAATTATGGGACGAGATCAAGAAAATGGGTCATATTCCAGACACTGCTTCTGTACTACACGACCTGGAAGAAGAGGTTAAAGAGCAGATTCTGAGGCACCACAGTGAGAAACTGGCAATAGCTTTTGGGCTAATCAGCACACCGGATAAAACCACGTTAAGGATCATGAAGAATCTCAGAGTGTGTAATGATTGCCATACGGCTATAAAGTATATCTCCAAGCTTGTGGGAAGGGAGATAATAGTGAGAGACACTACAAGGTTTCACCATTTCAAAAATGGGTTTTGTTCTTGCCGGGACTACTGGTGA